The Methylomusa anaerophila genome has a segment encoding these proteins:
- a CDS encoding DUF2325 domain-containing protein, with amino-acid sequence MMVMVIGADYLGTIEEKLRELGVTEITHVDGRNPGKIKRLNIPKAAKFILVFTDYVNHNMAKVIKNQAKAQEIPLVYAKRSWCALEKKLAEFGFKAS; translated from the coding sequence ATGATGGTGATGGTCATTGGCGCGGATTATTTAGGGACAATAGAAGAAAAACTGCGCGAGTTAGGCGTTACTGAGATTACCCATGTTGACGGGCGCAATCCCGGAAAAATCAAGAGATTAAATATTCCGAAAGCGGCGAAATTTATATTAGTGTTTACCGACTATGTGAATCACAACATGGCAAAGGTAATAAAAAATCAGGCTAAAGCGCAAGAAATCCCGCTAGTCTACGCAAAACGGTCCTGGTGCGCTTTGGAAAAGAAACTGGCCGAGTTCGGCTTTAAAGCTTCGTAA
- the cysK gene encoding cysteine synthase A, which yields MAKIAGNLTELIGNTPLLELKNYNAAKNVGAKVIAKLEYFNPLSSVKDRIGLAMIKAAEDKGLINKNSVIIEPTSGNTGVGLAFVAAARGYRLILTMPETMSIERRKLLKALGAELELTPGAKGMKGAIERAEELAKETPNSFIPQQFKNPANPEIHRKTTAEEIWNDTDGEVDIVIGGVGTGGTITGVGEVLKQRKPSVKVIAVEPADSPVLSGGNPGPHKIQGIGAGFVPEVLNRDVLDEIYKVQNEEAFAAARTVAKVEGLLVGISSGAALFAATQLALRPENKGKNIVVILPDTGERYLSTPLFEEE from the coding sequence ATGGCTAAAATTGCCGGAAATTTAACTGAGTTAATCGGAAATACTCCCCTGTTGGAATTGAAAAACTATAATGCTGCCAAAAATGTAGGCGCCAAGGTCATTGCCAAGCTGGAATACTTTAACCCGCTGAGCAGTGTTAAAGACCGGATTGGTCTTGCCATGATCAAAGCTGCGGAAGACAAAGGGTTGATTAACAAGAATTCCGTAATTATCGAACCTACCAGCGGTAACACCGGTGTCGGTTTGGCCTTCGTAGCAGCGGCCCGGGGTTACAGACTGATTCTTACTATGCCGGAGACTATGAGCATTGAGCGGCGCAAGTTGCTTAAAGCACTGGGCGCCGAACTGGAACTTACTCCCGGGGCGAAAGGAATGAAAGGGGCCATCGAACGGGCTGAGGAACTGGCAAAGGAAACTCCCAACTCTTTTATTCCCCAGCAGTTTAAAAATCCGGCCAACCCGGAAATTCACCGCAAAACTACCGCCGAGGAAATCTGGAATGACACCGATGGTGAAGTTGATATAGTTATAGGCGGAGTAGGTACCGGCGGAACGATTACCGGCGTGGGCGAAGTGTTGAAACAGCGTAAACCCAGCGTGAAGGTTATAGCCGTAGAGCCGGCGGATTCGCCGGTACTTTCCGGCGGCAATCCGGGCCCTCATAAAATTCAGGGAATTGGCGCGGGGTTTGTGCCGGAAGTTCTGAACCGTGACGTCCTTGACGAAATCTATAAAGTGCAAAATGAAGAGGCTTTTGCGGCAGCCAGGACAGTGGCTAAAGTAGAAGGCTTACTAGTCGGAATATCCAGCGGTGCTGCCTTGTTCGCAGCGACGCAACTGGCCCTGAGACCGGAAAACAAAGGGAAAAATATTGTGGTGATACTGCCGGATACCGGTGAACGGTATCTATCAACCCCGTTGTTTGAAGAAGAATAA
- a CDS encoding trans-sulfuration enzyme family protein: MKFATRVVQAGLVTDKSTGAISTPIYQTATFRHPALGQSTGFDYSRTQNPTRKAVEEAVANLEEGHAGFAFASGMAAITAILMLYRPGDHIILTEDCYGGTYRILDQLFTQLGLAATFVDTANLEEVRSAIRANTRAILVETPTNPLMKIADIRSIVSIARENFSHPLDIIVDNTFLSPYFQRPLTLGADMVIHSGSKYLSGHNDVVCGIVVTGKPCLSERIGFIQNATGSILGPQDSWLLLRGLKTLALRMREHQENAAKVANWLKKHPHVTAVYYPGLPEHPGKDIQEAQASGYGGMLSFAIDHPGLPQQILRKVKVFQFAESLGGVESLITFPSVQTHADMPYEMRKRLGINECLLRVSVGIEDADDLIADLEQALSK; this comes from the coding sequence ATGAAGTTTGCCACCAGAGTAGTTCAGGCCGGTCTAGTTACGGATAAATCCACCGGCGCCATCAGCACCCCTATATATCAAACAGCCACCTTTCGTCATCCGGCTTTAGGCCAAAGTACGGGTTTCGATTACTCCCGCACGCAAAACCCAACACGAAAAGCAGTAGAGGAAGCAGTGGCCAATCTGGAAGAAGGACATGCGGGATTTGCTTTCGCGTCAGGCATGGCCGCCATTACGGCAATTCTTATGTTATATCGCCCCGGCGACCATATTATTCTCACTGAAGACTGCTACGGCGGAACCTACCGGATCCTCGACCAACTCTTTACCCAATTGGGCCTTGCTGCAACATTCGTAGATACAGCCAACCTTGAAGAAGTCCGCAGTGCCATCCGCGCCAACACCAGGGCAATCCTTGTTGAAACCCCCACGAATCCGCTCATGAAGATTGCGGATATCCGGTCTATTGTTTCGATAGCCCGCGAAAACTTCTCACACCCTTTGGATATCATCGTCGACAATACCTTTTTGTCCCCTTATTTTCAGCGTCCGCTCACTTTGGGCGCCGACATGGTGATACACAGCGGCTCCAAATATCTCTCCGGACACAATGACGTAGTCTGCGGCATTGTGGTCACCGGCAAACCCTGTCTGTCGGAACGAATCGGGTTTATACAGAATGCTACGGGATCAATTCTTGGTCCGCAAGACAGCTGGCTGTTGTTAAGAGGTCTGAAAACGTTGGCGCTACGTATGCGCGAACACCAGGAAAATGCTGCTAAAGTAGCCAACTGGCTAAAAAAGCATCCCCATGTGACCGCTGTTTATTATCCCGGTCTGCCGGAGCACCCCGGCAAAGATATTCAGGAAGCTCAGGCATCGGGCTATGGCGGCATGCTTTCGTTTGCAATTGATCATCCCGGTCTGCCACAGCAAATCCTGCGTAAGGTTAAAGTATTTCAATTTGCCGAAAGCCTGGGAGGAGTAGAATCACTCATAACCTTTCCCTCGGTTCAGACCCATGCCGATATGCCTTATGAAATGAGGAAACGGCTGGGGATCAATGAATGCCTGCTGCGAGTATCCGTAGGTATTGAAGACGCCGACGACTTAATCGCCGACTTGGAACAAGCTCTAAGTAAATAG
- a CDS encoding YezD family protein yields the protein MQREAKVKQVADKTLPSNVLTLIEKAITDINFGSVTLVVQDSRVIQIEKIEKIRVCDMVTYSETNKDWIKSPGNTTDLRMRILSAVRGLEYGKATIQVQAGEITQVEKTEKYRFTKMTGVNGDGI from the coding sequence ATGCAAAGGGAAGCAAAAGTGAAACAGGTAGCAGATAAAACCTTGCCTTCCAATGTACTTACCCTTATTGAAAAAGCCATAACCGACATTAACTTTGGCTCAGTCACCTTGGTCGTTCAGGATTCAAGAGTCATTCAAATTGAAAAAATCGAAAAGATTCGGGTATGTGATATGGTGACGTATTCTGAAACAAACAAGGACTGGATTAAGTCTCCCGGTAATACTACAGACTTAAGAATGCGTATCTTGTCGGCGGTAAGAGGGCTTGAATACGGTAAAGCCACCATCCAGGTTCAAGCCGGAGAAATTACGCAAGTTGAGAAAACGGAAAAGTATAGATTTACTAAGATGACCGGAGTCAACGGCGACGGAATATAA